The following are from one region of the Cytobacillus firmus genome:
- a CDS encoding Crp/Fnr family transcriptional regulator encodes MNKLRNRWEPYLHYGQLFNADKNKVIYRQGEKGKGFYYLRKGEIKITLLSDKGDERIINIVPSGMLFGEHGIQGEQYLTSAITILPSEIYFFSDDVYTTICKKHSNAAEIYTDSLIYKFRTLADIITFMDSPVEHQMAYYLIKLAEENGKVSMNQTAFSKYIGASRITVNKVIQKWKKANYITLINRQILIKDMNKLKAIIDND; translated from the coding sequence ATGAATAAGCTCCGCAATAGGTGGGAGCCGTATTTGCATTATGGTCAATTATTTAACGCAGATAAGAATAAGGTGATTTATCGCCAGGGTGAAAAAGGTAAAGGCTTCTATTATTTACGTAAAGGTGAAATAAAGATTACCCTCCTATCTGATAAAGGAGATGAGCGTATTATCAATATAGTTCCCTCAGGCATGCTATTTGGTGAACATGGAATTCAAGGCGAACAATATCTTACAAGTGCGATTACCATACTTCCCTCTGAAATCTATTTCTTCTCTGATGATGTCTACACTACTATTTGTAAAAAGCATTCTAATGCAGCTGAAATTTATACCGATTCTCTTATTTATAAATTCCGGACGCTAGCAGATATAATCACCTTCATGGATAGTCCTGTTGAACACCAGATGGCCTATTATCTTATCAAATTGGCAGAAGAAAACGGGAAGGTATCCATGAATCAGACTGCATTTTCCAAATATATTGGGGCTTCAAGGATTACTGTAAATAAAGTGATTCAAAAATGGAAAAAAGCAAATTACATAACATTAATAAACAGGCAAATCCTTATTAAGGATATGAATAAATTAAAAGCTATCATCGATAATGATTAA